Proteins from a genomic interval of Salinarchaeum sp. Harcht-Bsk1:
- a CDS encoding biotin transporter BioY, whose translation MSSGVTTVARDSLRRSAAAGGYLHRVRTEADLLERLLLVGGFAALTGLAAQVRIPLWFTPVPITLQTFAFLLAGLVLGARFGGLSQGLYVGAGVAGVPWFQAMGAGVGHLAGPTGGYLVGMFCSTLLVGYVVDRYPVREHLSALIGLLAVANALVYVVGLPWLFAWSNLVTGGDVGLWELLVIGLFPFVAGDVVKLLGAVAVGRLLAPPASRYDDAGEPIAAD comes from the coding sequence ATGTCATCGGGCGTCACGACCGTTGCTCGCGACTCGCTTCGTCGGTCCGCCGCGGCCGGCGGGTATCTGCATCGGGTTCGAACGGAGGCGGACCTGCTGGAGCGGCTCTTGCTCGTCGGCGGGTTCGCGGCGCTGACGGGGCTCGCCGCACAGGTCCGGATCCCGCTCTGGTTCACCCCGGTACCGATCACGCTCCAGACGTTCGCCTTCCTGCTCGCCGGGCTGGTGCTCGGTGCCCGTTTCGGCGGCCTCAGCCAGGGGCTCTACGTCGGCGCGGGCGTCGCCGGCGTTCCCTGGTTCCAGGCGATGGGCGCGGGAGTCGGCCACCTCGCTGGACCGACCGGTGGCTACCTCGTCGGAATGTTCTGCTCGACGCTGCTCGTCGGCTACGTCGTCGATCGGTATCCGGTGCGGGAGCACCTCTCGGCGCTGATCGGTCTCCTCGCCGTCGCGAACGCCCTCGTGTACGTCGTCGGGCTTCCCTGGCTGTTCGCGTGGTCGAACCTCGTCACCGGTGGCGACGTCGGGCTCTGGGAGCTGCTCGTCATCGGGCTGTTCCCGTTCGTCGCTGGCGACGTGGTCAAGCTACTCGGTGCCGTCGCCGTCGGTCGGCTGCTCGCGCCGCCGGCTTCGCGGTACGACGACGCCGGCGAGCCGATCGCCGCCGACTGA
- the dnaJ gene encoding molecular chaperone DnaJ, with the protein MSEDFYDILGVSRDADEDEIQQAYRKKAAEYHPDVSDDPDAEEKFKQAKKAKEVLTDEEKRQAYDQLGHERFEEAEKRGGFDQGPGGMGGQGPFGGMGGQGPFGGGAGGGQGFGSVEDIFEQFFGGAGGGRGGGSRRRQGSDLRTSLEIDLEEAYHGVEKQMTVERPTECDECGGEGHPADAEARTCPECDGRGQVRQVQQTPFGRVQQTGTCQRCAGDGEIYDETCSECRGEGIVREETTLSVEIPAGIQDGQTLRMEREGAPSPTQGPNGDLLIDVTIADHPEFEREGDDLHYHKGLSFPQVVFGDTVTIPTIDGEVELEIPAGTQSGEEFRLAGEGMPRLRRRGEGDLYVTAQVVTPESLTEEQQEALEAFAEAGGEEIEVDQSFLQKIKSSF; encoded by the coding sequence ATGAGCGAGGACTTCTACGATATTCTGGGGGTTTCACGCGATGCGGACGAGGACGAGATCCAGCAGGCCTACCGGAAGAAGGCCGCGGAGTACCACCCCGACGTCTCCGACGACCCCGACGCCGAGGAGAAGTTCAAGCAGGCCAAGAAGGCCAAGGAGGTCCTCACCGACGAGGAGAAGCGCCAGGCCTACGACCAGCTCGGCCACGAGCGCTTCGAGGAGGCCGAGAAGCGCGGCGGCTTCGACCAGGGCCCTGGCGGCATGGGCGGCCAGGGTCCTTTCGGTGGGATGGGCGGCCAGGGGCCCTTCGGCGGTGGCGCTGGCGGCGGCCAGGGCTTCGGCAGCGTCGAGGACATCTTCGAGCAGTTCTTCGGCGGCGCGGGCGGTGGCCGCGGTGGTGGCAGCCGACGCCGGCAGGGGTCGGACCTCCGGACCAGTCTCGAGATCGACCTGGAGGAGGCCTACCACGGCGTCGAGAAACAGATGACCGTCGAGCGACCGACGGAGTGCGACGAGTGTGGCGGCGAGGGCCACCCGGCGGACGCCGAGGCCCGGACCTGCCCCGAGTGTGACGGCCGCGGGCAGGTTCGCCAGGTCCAGCAGACGCCCTTCGGCCGCGTCCAGCAGACCGGGACCTGTCAGCGCTGTGCAGGCGACGGCGAGATCTACGACGAGACCTGTAGCGAGTGCCGTGGCGAGGGGATCGTTCGCGAGGAGACGACGCTCTCCGTCGAGATCCCCGCCGGCATCCAAGACGGCCAGACCCTCCGGATGGAGCGGGAGGGCGCTCCCAGCCCGACGCAGGGCCCCAACGGCGACCTCCTCATCGACGTCACGATCGCGGACCACCCCGAGTTCGAACGCGAGGGCGACGACCTCCACTACCACAAGGGGCTGTCATTCCCCCAGGTCGTCTTCGGCGACACCGTCACCATCCCGACGATCGACGGCGAGGTCGAACTGGAGATCCCAGCCGGTACCCAGAGCGGCGAGGAGTTCCGCCTCGCCGGCGAGGGGATGCCCCGACTCCGTCGCCGCGGCGAGGGCGACCTCTACGTCACCGCACAGGTCGTCACCCCCGAGTCGCTGACGGAGGAACAGCAAGAAGCGCTGGAGGCCTTCGCCGAGGCCGGCGGTGAGGAGATCGAAGTGGATCAGAGCTTCCTGCAGAAGATCAAGTCTTCCTTTTAA
- a CDS encoding DUF402 domain-containing protein: MSAVRIRGIYATALTRRLLDAGFEVVHASDPIDRRFDANFGTRPPSATIDTTTDRQGIEISGDPAAVAELGGTLAEVEVDTLTWPDPAPTGSVSNAVVSGTRGGGAVLDLPGGATGYLPFDDADGYVETGDRLRVQVRDPTPPWSDYDARLDSDVRVEDPGGLLRLVRGEDGVRANAPDADATALARTTELLDVAVPEGWGLRWRRAAADAGLDERGDALEAVIERAETIEDALADAPDPEAAAPRPIATPSATTWCWFGRESRLALDAHRRTVETTIPGHHRIKAADGSASAGVDLAESLVDEHTDGVDADELPFDAIARQFGPTDGDDLAIHHGKPDGRRLVLGTGDVTEYDPDGAVTVRREISSSGEYDALGTEREPGDVAITKLKEGRWWYPTIYRGADGERKGTYVNVCTPVELFPDAATYVDLHVDVVNPPAGEVRVVDDDELAEAVEEGHVSEDLAERARNVAERAQQALSD; the protein is encoded by the coding sequence ATGAGCGCCGTCCGGATTCGCGGCATCTACGCGACCGCCCTCACGCGGCGACTGCTCGACGCCGGCTTCGAAGTGGTTCACGCCTCCGATCCGATCGATCGGCGGTTCGACGCCAATTTCGGGACGAGGCCGCCCAGCGCGACGATCGACACGACGACTGATCGCCAGGGGATCGAGATCAGCGGCGATCCAGCGGCCGTCGCGGAACTCGGGGGGACGCTCGCCGAGGTCGAGGTCGACACGCTCACCTGGCCCGATCCAGCGCCCACGGGCAGCGTCAGCAACGCCGTCGTCAGTGGCACCCGTGGTGGCGGCGCCGTGCTCGACCTCCCGGGCGGCGCGACGGGTTACCTTCCCTTCGACGACGCCGACGGCTACGTCGAGACCGGCGATCGGCTCCGCGTCCAGGTCCGCGACCCGACCCCGCCCTGGAGCGACTACGACGCTCGCCTCGATTCCGACGTCCGCGTCGAGGATCCCGGTGGCCTCCTGCGACTGGTACGCGGCGAGGACGGCGTCCGAGCGAACGCTCCAGACGCCGACGCGACGGCACTTGCTCGGACGACCGAGCTACTCGACGTCGCCGTTCCGGAGGGATGGGGACTGCGCTGGCGACGGGCAGCCGCCGACGCCGGGCTGGACGAACGCGGCGACGCACTCGAAGCGGTCATCGAACGCGCCGAAACGATCGAGGACGCCCTCGCCGACGCTCCGGACCCCGAAGCGGCAGCGCCGCGGCCGATCGCGACGCCGTCGGCCACCACGTGGTGCTGGTTCGGCCGCGAGAGTCGGCTCGCCCTCGACGCGCATCGGCGGACGGTCGAAACGACGATCCCTGGACACCACCGGATCAAGGCTGCCGACGGCTCCGCGAGCGCCGGCGTCGACCTCGCGGAGTCGCTCGTCGACGAGCACACCGACGGGGTCGACGCCGACGAACTCCCCTTCGACGCGATCGCCCGCCAGTTCGGGCCGACCGACGGCGACGACCTCGCGATCCACCACGGCAAGCCCGACGGTCGCCGCCTGGTCCTCGGGACCGGCGACGTCACCGAGTACGATCCCGACGGCGCGGTCACGGTCCGGCGCGAGATTTCGAGTTCGGGCGAGTACGACGCCCTCGGGACGGAGCGGGAACCCGGCGACGTCGCGATCACGAAGCTCAAAGAGGGTCGCTGGTGGTACCCAACGATCTATCGCGGCGCCGACGGCGAGCGGAAGGGCACCTACGTCAACGTCTGCACGCCGGTGGAGCTGTTCCCCGACGCCGCGACCTACGTCGACCTCCACGTGGACGTGGTGAATCCGCCAGCGGGCGAGGTTCGGGTCGTCGACGATGACGAACTCGCCGAGGCCGTCGAGGAGGGGCACGTGAGCGAGGATCTCGCGGAGCGAGCCAGGAACGTCGCCGAACGGGCGCAGCAGGCGCTCTCAGACTAG
- a CDS encoding PrsW family intramembrane metalloprotease, which produces MGDRDPVERAAGREQIYEVTDWEPRSFLDRFAVQAYAGVVAGSKWLVVLVALAITFAIIGLSGLDLVLEPAVTTLVGMSVLPALALFVYLHYADVTSGEPFGLLAITFLLATVTAGFAAVINSVALAGLGGVADVFGQAVALGIFFYVVVGPVEETVKLLAVRLYAYPDERFDAVIDGAIYGAVAGLGFATIENAIYITDLIQAEGGLAASSSGELGGITASRAIAGPGHVLYSGIAGYYLGLAKFNRDRAGPIVVKGLIVAALFHATYNFTVGAGAGVLVTAFPVSEFGALVAYVLAFQSAVGYYLYLKIDRYRRAFDEFDAGRVETEHLPERTEFDP; this is translated from the coding sequence ATGGGCGATCGGGATCCGGTCGAACGCGCCGCCGGACGCGAGCAGATCTACGAGGTCACCGACTGGGAGCCCCGGTCGTTTCTCGACCGGTTCGCCGTCCAGGCGTACGCGGGCGTCGTCGCGGGCTCGAAGTGGCTCGTCGTGCTGGTGGCGCTGGCGATCACGTTCGCGATCATCGGTCTCTCCGGACTGGATCTCGTCCTCGAACCGGCGGTCACCACGCTGGTCGGCATGTCGGTGCTTCCAGCACTTGCTCTGTTCGTCTACCTGCACTACGCCGACGTCACGAGCGGCGAACCGTTCGGGTTGCTGGCGATCACCTTCTTGCTCGCGACCGTCACCGCGGGCTTCGCTGCGGTGATCAACTCCGTCGCGCTCGCCGGGCTGGGCGGCGTCGCCGACGTCTTCGGCCAGGCCGTCGCGCTCGGGATCTTCTTCTACGTGGTCGTCGGCCCCGTGGAAGAGACGGTGAAGCTCCTGGCGGTCCGTCTCTACGCCTACCCCGACGAGCGCTTCGACGCCGTGATCGACGGCGCGATCTACGGCGCCGTCGCCGGCCTCGGCTTTGCAACGATCGAGAACGCGATCTACATCACGGACCTGATCCAGGCAGAGGGCGGACTCGCAGCGAGTTCCTCCGGCGAACTCGGCGGCATCACCGCCTCGCGGGCGATCGCTGGTCCTGGCCACGTGCTCTACTCCGGCATCGCTGGGTACTACCTCGGACTCGCGAAGTTCAACCGGGACCGGGCCGGCCCGATCGTCGTCAAGGGGCTGATCGTCGCCGCGCTGTTCCACGCCACGTACAACTTCACGGTCGGTGCCGGCGCCGGCGTGCTCGTGACCGCGTTTCCCGTCTCGGAGTTCGGTGCACTCGTCGCCTACGTCCTCGCCTTCCAGTCGGCCGTCGGCTACTACCTGTACCTGAAGATCGACCGCTACCGCAGAGCGTTTGACGAATTCGACGCGGGCCGCGTCGAGACAGAGCACCTGCCCGAGCGCACCGAGTTCGATCCGTAG
- a CDS encoding riboflavin synthase, translating into MFTGIVEGVGTVAERTETADGLRVRIAADWLDVPDRGASIAVSGCCLTVEDRGDGWFETFLAEETRAVTSLDDLAVGDEVNLERAMPADGRFDGHVVQGHVDETVAVRDVVAAGEDWRYTFDLPADDRYLVPKGSITLDGISLTVASIDAEAGTFDVAIIPETYEATTLSEKAVGDLVNVEYDVIAKYVESMLDGQGGDEQDDADAHPERLAGELQ; encoded by the coding sequence ATGTTTACTGGAATCGTCGAGGGTGTCGGTACAGTGGCGGAACGAACCGAAACGGCCGACGGGCTGCGCGTCCGCATCGCCGCCGACTGGCTGGACGTGCCGGACCGGGGCGCAAGCATCGCCGTCAGCGGCTGCTGTCTCACCGTCGAGGACCGCGGCGACGGCTGGTTCGAGACGTTCCTCGCCGAGGAGACCCGAGCGGTCACGTCGCTCGACGACCTCGCCGTAGGCGACGAGGTCAATCTCGAACGAGCGATGCCCGCCGACGGCCGGTTCGATGGCCACGTCGTCCAGGGGCACGTCGACGAGACCGTCGCCGTCCGCGACGTCGTCGCCGCCGGCGAGGACTGGCGATACACCTTCGACCTCCCCGCCGACGATCGCTACCTCGTGCCGAAGGGCTCGATCACGCTCGACGGCATCAGTCTGACCGTCGCGTCGATCGACGCCGAGGCCGGAACGTTCGACGTCGCAATCATCCCCGAGACCTACGAAGCGACGACGCTCTCGGAGAAGGCGGTCGGCGACCTGGTGAACGTCGAGTACGACGTGATCGCGAAGTACGTCGAGTCGATGCTCGACGGGCAGGGTGGGGACGAGCAGGACGACGCTGACGCTCACCCGGAACGGCTCGCTGGCGAACTACAGTAG
- a CDS encoding UvrD-helicase domain-containing protein: MSQSDTDVVRLFGGPGSGKTTALLDRVEEILEADDVDVNDVLVVSYTRAAAAEIRERLAERLDVTPRSLQGNVCTMHAKAYELLNLSRGDVVGESDKEEFCDDYGIEFEDEHSGAGRRTARSTTIGNKIIATSQWLQRTRRDVADWYDVPFQWDEEEVRLPPDIDPNAQEGNKYTPTWPTSDDRIDVPEAIRGWRSYKGEHDLTGFADMLERVKQRSLQPGVDYLIIDEFQDITTLQYEVYEEWKPHVERVLIAGDDDQVVYSWQGADPALLLDEDVDEDVVLPNSYRLPSRVLNAVNREISHIDVRQEKDLEPRIEGGAVEAIDSPSMLDLVREVRRTVETDDGSLMLLFRARYQMFRFIDEFIGEGIPFGVMTDQRMWTDRLNQFVDGIEAIDAGEPLSALEARRLADMLADSAFGSNERDDLFDAIDEREEESELDDLAEIQVEPEFVTDHVPFMPGPASAADMSRKITSFQTESMKSYFGGDYQDVARDRVRVGTIHSAKGREADHVFLGTDLTEKVVEQMAATVEDPTDVEGCDEFTKTTNPVPVLTDNERRVFYVGMSRARERLVIMENLVGGAPTLPIDVLLTNGPSERDVEELLDEAKEPVQAD; encoded by the coding sequence ATGAGTCAGTCCGATACGGACGTCGTTCGTCTCTTCGGCGGACCGGGCAGTGGGAAGACCACGGCCCTGCTCGACCGCGTCGAGGAGATCCTCGAGGCCGACGACGTCGACGTCAACGACGTCCTGGTCGTCTCCTACACCCGCGCCGCGGCCGCCGAAATCCGCGAGCGACTCGCCGAGCGACTCGACGTGACGCCCCGCTCCCTCCAGGGCAACGTCTGTACGATGCACGCCAAGGCGTACGAACTCCTGAATCTCTCTCGTGGCGACGTCGTCGGCGAGTCCGACAAGGAGGAGTTCTGTGACGACTACGGCATCGAGTTCGAGGACGAGCACAGCGGCGCCGGCCGCCGCACCGCACGCTCGACGACGATCGGCAACAAGATCATCGCGACGAGCCAGTGGCTCCAGCGCACGCGTCGCGACGTCGCCGACTGGTACGACGTCCCCTTCCAGTGGGACGAAGAGGAGGTCCGCCTGCCCCCGGACATCGACCCGAACGCCCAGGAGGGCAACAAGTACACGCCGACGTGGCCCACCAGCGACGACCGGATCGACGTGCCCGAGGCGATCCGCGGCTGGCGCTCCTACAAGGGCGAGCACGACCTGACGGGCTTCGCCGACATGCTCGAGCGGGTCAAGCAGCGCTCCCTCCAGCCCGGCGTCGACTACCTGATCATCGACGAGTTCCAGGACATCACGACCCTGCAGTACGAGGTCTACGAGGAGTGGAAACCCCACGTCGAGCGCGTGCTGATCGCCGGGGACGACGACCAGGTCGTCTACTCCTGGCAGGGCGCCGATCCGGCGCTCCTGCTGGACGAGGACGTCGACGAGGACGTCGTCCTCCCGAACTCCTACCGGCTGCCCTCCAGGGTCCTGAACGCCGTTAACCGGGAGATCAGCCACATCGACGTGCGCCAGGAGAAGGACCTCGAACCGCGCATCGAGGGCGGTGCCGTCGAGGCGATCGACTCTCCGTCGATGCTCGACCTCGTCCGCGAAGTGCGCCGGACGGTCGAGACCGACGACGGCTCCCTGATGCTCCTCTTCCGGGCGCGCTACCAGATGTTCCGCTTCATCGACGAGTTCATCGGCGAGGGGATTCCCTTCGGCGTGATGACCGACCAGCGGATGTGGACCGATCGGCTCAACCAGTTCGTCGACGGAATCGAGGCGATCGACGCCGGCGAGCCCCTCTCCGCGCTGGAGGCCCGCCGCCTCGCCGACATGCTCGCGGACTCCGCGTTCGGCTCCAACGAGCGCGACGACCTCTTCGACGCGATCGACGAGCGCGAGGAGGAGTCCGAACTCGACGACCTCGCGGAGATCCAGGTCGAACCCGAGTTCGTCACCGACCACGTTCCCTTCATGCCCGGCCCCGCGTCCGCCGCGGACATGTCCCGGAAGATCACCAGCTTCCAGACGGAGAGCATGAAATCCTACTTCGGCGGCGACTACCAGGACGTCGCCCGCGATCGGGTCCGCGTCGGCACGATCCACTCCGCCAAGGGTCGCGAGGCCGACCACGTGTTCCTGGGCACCGACCTCACCGAGAAGGTCGTCGAGCAGATGGCCGCGACCGTCGAGGATCCGACCGACGTCGAGGGCTGTGACGAGTTCACCAAGACGACGAATCCCGTCCCCGTCCTGACCGATAACGAACGCCGCGTCTTCTACGTCGGCATGAGCCGTGCACGCGAGCGCCTCGTCATCATGGAGAACCTGGTCGGCGGCGCGCCGACGCTCCCGATCGACGTCCTGTTGACGAACGGGCCGAGCGAGCGCGACGTCGAGGAGCTCCTCGACGAAGCGAAAGAGCCCGTCCAGGCCGACTGA
- a CDS encoding CDP-alcohol phosphatidyltransferase family protein, whose product MTLDRLRPLADKGLSPWVGLAARLGLTPNGVSLIAFAVAVAAGATFVVAGAEPLYYVVGGVLVGLSGWLDIVDGALARKLDVASAKGDLLDHVLDRYADIVLIAGLAAGIERYAIGFAAVTGVVMTSYMGTQIQAVGLGREYGGLIGRADRMVLIGVVATATTVYPDAVESLTLVGWLLVFFAIVGHFTAVQRFYGAWADVE is encoded by the coding sequence ATGACGCTGGATCGGCTCCGCCCGCTGGCCGACAAGGGGCTGTCCCCGTGGGTCGGGCTCGCGGCGCGCCTCGGCCTGACCCCCAACGGCGTGAGCCTCATCGCCTTCGCCGTCGCCGTGGCGGCCGGGGCAACCTTCGTCGTCGCGGGCGCGGAACCGCTCTACTACGTCGTCGGTGGCGTCCTCGTCGGCCTCAGCGGCTGGCTCGACATCGTGGACGGCGCACTCGCCCGAAAACTCGACGTCGCCTCCGCGAAGGGCGACCTCCTCGATCACGTCCTCGATCGCTACGCCGACATCGTCCTCATCGCCGGCCTCGCCGCCGGCATCGAGCGCTACGCCATCGGCTTCGCCGCGGTCACGGGCGTCGTCATGACCTCCTACATGGGCACCCAGATCCAGGCAGTCGGCCTCGGACGGGAGTACGGCGGCCTCATCGGTCGTGCCGATCGGATGGTCCTCATCGGCGTCGTCGCGACGGCCACCACCGTCTACCCGGACGCGGTCGAGTCGCTCACCCTCGTCGGCTGGCTCCTCGTCTTCTTCGCGATCGTGGGACACTTCACCGCCGTACAGCGATTCTACGGCGCCTGGGCCGACGTGGAGTGA
- a CDS encoding metallophosphoesterase: MGRLVHTADVHLHPDAPERRQALEALLDRAESTDADAVTIGGDLFEDEVAAERLRPELRSLFSDRPYPVVLIPGNHDREAYEGDVFFGAAVRTATVEPFEHVLVERDAAGSGGNDLVSRITCVPYTRELDDDLLVALRDREPFDGPEYLLVHCSLEAPAATADTGDEEAARYAPVTRSELGALEFDAVLAGHYHGANRVGLPASSAESNAADAGGTFVYPGTPASVTTAETGRRSIAIVDDGATPSVALEPLDSFHYDELELTVRPGDAKDAIGTVREQVATWAHRDVEAEIAIEGFVDRDEAMFAAELADAAGDVPLENRTRSVAHLLDHPIYREFEARIDADTALDATENEGHDPDQLLDDARERVLAAMADLAAEGELS; the protein is encoded by the coding sequence ATGGGCCGGCTCGTCCACACCGCCGACGTCCACCTCCACCCGGACGCGCCGGAGCGCCGCCAGGCGCTCGAAGCGCTGCTCGACAGAGCGGAATCAACGGATGCGGACGCGGTGACGATCGGCGGCGACCTGTTCGAAGACGAGGTGGCTGCCGAGCGCCTTCGCCCGGAGCTCAGGTCGCTGTTTTCTGATCGACCCTACCCCGTCGTCTTGATTCCGGGCAACCACGATCGCGAGGCTTACGAGGGTGACGTGTTCTTCGGCGCTGCCGTGCGGACAGCGACCGTCGAACCGTTCGAGCACGTCCTGGTCGAACGCGACGCTGCTGGATCGGGCGGTAACGACCTTGTCTCCCGCATCACCTGCGTCCCTTACACCCGCGAACTCGACGACGACCTCCTCGTCGCGCTCCGGGACCGCGAACCGTTCGACGGGCCGGAGTACCTGCTGGTCCATTGCAGTCTCGAAGCGCCCGCAGCGACCGCGGATACCGGCGACGAGGAGGCCGCGCGCTACGCACCGGTGACGCGGAGCGAACTCGGCGCACTCGAGTTCGATGCCGTGCTCGCGGGCCACTACCACGGCGCGAATCGCGTCGGTCTCCCGGCGAGCAGTGCCGAATCGAATGCCGCCGACGCCGGCGGCACCTTCGTCTATCCGGGCACGCCCGCCTCGGTCACCACAGCGGAAACTGGTCGTCGCTCGATCGCGATCGTGGACGATGGGGCGACGCCCTCCGTCGCACTCGAACCGCTCGACAGCTTCCACTACGACGAACTCGAACTCACCGTCCGTCCGGGCGACGCCAAAGACGCGATCGGAACCGTTCGGGAGCAGGTCGCGACCTGGGCTCACCGCGACGTGGAGGCAGAGATCGCGATCGAGGGGTTCGTCGATCGCGACGAGGCGATGTTCGCAGCGGAACTCGCGGACGCTGCCGGCGACGTACCCCTCGAGAACCGGACTCGATCCGTCGCACACCTCCTCGATCACCCGATCTACCGGGAGTTCGAGGCCCGAATCGACGCGGATACCGCGCTCGACGCGACCGAGAACGAGGGCCACGATCCCGACCAGCTACTCGACGACGCACGCGAACGGGTCCTGGCCGCGATGGCCGACCTCGCTGCGGAGGGGGAGCTATCGTGA